A genomic window from Sulfurimonas sp. includes:
- the rho gene encoding transcription termination factor Rho has protein sequence MSDNTSQQPRKTNNRKNNNSNRSHKPVNGASVDELRAKTIDDLIALAEELNVEHPQELKRQDLIFEILKAQTAQGGYILFSGILEIMPDGYGFIRSIDKSFNDSENDSYVSNTQIKRFALRNGDVVTGQVRPPKDQERYNALIKIEAVNNLPPEESKKRPLFDNLTPLYALEQIKLEYKEKGLTGRMMDLFAPIGKGQRGLIVAPPRSGKTELLKEIAHGISANHAEIDLMVLLVDERPEEVTDMERSVKGEVYSSTFDMPAKNHIKVAEMVIERAKRRVEQGRDVVILLDSITRLARAYNTATPSSGKVLSGGVDANALHKPKRFFGAARNIENGGSLTIIATALVDTGSRMDEVIFEEFKGTGNSEVVLDRKIADRRIYPAIDVLKSGTRKDELLIGPEKLQKVFILRSMMQKQDNEIEALKFIYTTMGKKTTNDEFLESMNTQ, from the coding sequence ATGAGTGATAACACTTCACAACAACCTCGCAAAACAAATAATCGTAAAAATAATAATTCTAACCGTTCACATAAACCTGTAAATGGTGCCAGCGTAGATGAATTACGTGCAAAAACAATAGATGATCTAATTGCACTAGCTGAAGAATTAAATGTTGAACACCCACAAGAGCTTAAACGCCAAGATCTAATATTTGAGATACTAAAAGCTCAAACTGCTCAAGGTGGATATATCCTATTTAGCGGTATTTTAGAGATTATGCCTGACGGATACGGTTTTATCCGCTCAATCGATAAGAGTTTTAACGATTCTGAAAACGACTCATATGTTTCTAACACACAGATCAAACGTTTTGCACTAAGAAATGGTGACGTTGTAACAGGTCAGGTTCGCCCTCCTAAAGATCAAGAGCGTTACAACGCTTTAATTAAAATAGAAGCAGTAAACAACTTACCGCCAGAAGAATCAAAGAAACGTCCGCTTTTTGACAACTTAACTCCATTATACGCGCTAGAGCAAATCAAATTAGAATATAAAGAAAAAGGTCTAACTGGACGTATGATGGACCTTTTTGCACCGATCGGTAAAGGTCAGCGTGGACTTATAGTTGCACCTCCAAGAAGCGGTAAAACTGAACTTTTAAAAGAGATAGCTCACGGTATAAGTGCTAATCATGCAGAGATTGATCTAATGGTACTGCTTGTAGATGAGCGTCCTGAAGAGGTTACGGATATGGAGCGTAGTGTTAAAGGTGAAGTTTACAGCTCAACGTTTGATATGCCTGCAAAGAACCATATCAAAGTTGCAGAGATGGTAATCGAGCGTGCAAAACGTAGAGTTGAGCAAGGTCGCGACGTTGTGATCCTTTTAGATTCTATCACTCGTTTAGCTCGTGCATATAATACTGCAACTCCTTCAAGTGGTAAGGTTTTATCAGGTGGTGTTGATGCAAACGCACTTCACAAACCAAAACGTTTCTTCGGTGCTGCACGTAACATAGAAAACGGCGGAAGTTTAACGATCATCGCAACTGCACTTGTAGATACAGGAAGTAGAATGGATGAAGTTATCTTTGAAGAGTTCAAAGGTACAGGTAACTCTGAGGTTGTTCTTGATAGAAAAATTGCTGATCGCCGTATCTATCCTGCAATTGATGTACTTAAATCTGGTACTCGTAAAGATGAACTTCTTATCGGTCCTGAAAAACTACAAAAAGTATTTATCCTTCGTTCTATGATGCAAAAACAAGATAATGAGATCGAAGCACTTAAATTTATCTATACAACTATGGGTAAAAAGACAACTAATGATGAATTCTTAGAGAGTATGAATACACAATAA
- the murI gene encoding glutamate racemase — MKIGVFDSGIGGLSVVKSMLAHKLFEEIIYYGDTARVPYGTKDKNTIIRYGIEAVEFFKNFELDMIIVACNTVSAYALDEMRESADCPVIGVVEAGILACKNSLEDKNSDILILGTKATVNSKAYEIGLQDLGFTNLNAKATGLFVPLVEEDIFSGEVIDATFRHYFSDIKSSPDALILGCTHFPLLEAELQKYFGEKTQLIHSGEAIVEHMEKEFSFTKKHPKTSLKFFASENPEALKRVAHNWLNI, encoded by the coding sequence ATGAAAATCGGGGTATTTGATTCAGGAATCGGTGGTTTAAGCGTAGTTAAGTCTATGCTTGCACACAAACTGTTTGAAGAGATCATCTATTATGGAGACACTGCCCGTGTACCCTACGGTACTAAAGATAAAAACACAATTATCCGCTATGGAATAGAAGCAGTAGAGTTTTTTAAAAATTTTGAACTAGACATGATCATAGTAGCCTGCAATACTGTAAGTGCCTATGCACTAGATGAGATGCGTGAGAGTGCTGATTGTCCTGTTATTGGGGTTGTTGAAGCAGGTATTTTAGCTTGTAAGAATTCTCTAGAAGATAAAAATTCAGATATTTTAATTCTGGGTACAAAAGCAACTGTGAATTCAAAAGCTTATGAGATAGGACTTCAAGATTTAGGCTTTACGAATTTAAATGCAAAAGCAACAGGACTTTTTGTTCCCCTTGTTGAAGAAGACATATTCTCAGGTGAAGTTATAGATGCTACGTTTAGACATTACTTCTCAGACATAAAGTCATCTCCTGATGCGCTGATCTTAGGTTGTACACATTTTCCATTGCTAGAAGCCGAGCTTCAAAAATACTTCGGAGAAAAGACACAACTTATACATTCTGGTGAAGCTATCGTGGAGCATATGGAGAAAGAGTTTAGTTTTACTAAAAAACATCCAAAAACTTCACTAAAATTCTTTGCATCAGAAAATCCTGAAGCATTAAAAAGAGTTGCTCATAATTGGTTAAATATTTAA